Proteins from a genomic interval of Acetobacterium woodii DSM 1030:
- a CDS encoding serine hydrolase domain-containing protein: MMTVNLNEYFKKQTKFSGNVLLAKNNEIIFKESYGYSNKEKGIKNTLQTKFMIGSMTKAITALCIMQLSEKGMLSTRQHIDDYLPNFYQGQGITIHHLLTHTSGIPNYLMLKKQIKWGERHTPQEILQIVKGYKLKFPVGQKWSYSNTNYLILGLIIEMVSGMSYHQYVKNYLFIPANMNDSGFIDEEQKNLANHYINGKKGFYMNPSMFFACGDMVTTVGDFYLLDRAIQDGKLLKTQTVKEMQKPYYDGKYVKCGYGLFVKKHFDGKSICHGGSMPNGYTSHFEKYLDDDMTIVVLSNDLVNYQFLSLSGAGGTYISREIASLIYGKKLGPLKKIF, encoded by the coding sequence ATGATGACTGTTAATTTAAATGAATACTTTAAAAAACAAACGAAATTTAGTGGCAATGTATTGTTGGCAAAAAATAATGAAATTATATTTAAAGAATCCTATGGATATTCAAATAAGGAAAAAGGAATAAAAAACACCCTCCAAACAAAATTTATGATCGGCTCGATGACAAAGGCAATAACGGCGTTATGTATAATGCAGTTATCAGAAAAAGGGATGCTTTCAACAAGGCAGCATATTGACGATTATCTTCCCAACTTCTACCAGGGTCAGGGTATTACAATTCATCATCTGCTAACGCATACGTCTGGCATCCCTAACTACTTAATGCTAAAAAAACAAATAAAATGGGGCGAACGTCATACCCCTCAAGAAATACTACAAATTGTAAAAGGTTATAAATTGAAATTCCCGGTTGGTCAAAAATGGTCGTACAGTAATACGAATTATCTAATTCTGGGCTTGATCATTGAAATGGTTTCGGGAATGAGTTATCACCAATATGTTAAAAATTATCTATTTATTCCCGCTAACATGAATGATTCCGGTTTTATTGATGAAGAACAAAAAAATCTAGCCAATCATTATATTAATGGAAAAAAAGGGTTTTATATGAACCCATCAATGTTTTTTGCTTGTGGTGATATGGTAACAACGGTTGGTGATTTTTATTTGCTTGATCGAGCCATTCAGGATGGTAAACTATTAAAAACCCAAACAGTAAAGGAAATGCAAAAGCCTTACTATGATGGCAAATATGTAAAATGTGGCTATGGATTGTTTGTAAAAAAACATTTTGATGGTAAAAGTATCTGTCATGGTGGGTCAATGCCAAATGGTTACACGTCTCATTTTGAGAAATATCTAGATGACGATATGACCATTGTGGTCTTAAGCAATGATTTAGTAAACTACCAATTCTTATCATTGAGTGGGGCTGGTGGTACCTATATAAGTAGAGAGATTGCTTCATTAATTTATGGTAAAAAGTTAGGTCCGTTAAAGAAGATCTTCTAA
- a CDS encoding sugar phosphate isomerase/epimerase family protein, which translates to MRNYTIVDWFGYNLSPRERMNVIKSAGFTGVILLWTDQFDSDYKDFPRYAMEAGLFVENAHAPYIEANTLWEDNSIGHEYAKKLITCIEDCDTYEIPTLVMHPTNGKTPLPVSNTGIERLKRIIDRAESLNINIALENMESPQYLEFIFSKIQSNRLGFCFDSGHHNLYSPDLDLLSLYGTKLMALHLHDNNSKTDMHALPFSGNIDWNKLSDKLKSVDYKGAIAFETRNTGFEYVQSEDEFLSIAIAKAKDVLSY; encoded by the coding sequence TTGAGAAACTATACTATTGTTGATTGGTTTGGTTATAATCTTTCTCCACGGGAAAGAATGAATGTTATCAAATCTGCAGGATTTACTGGTGTAATTTTACTTTGGACAGATCAGTTTGATAGCGACTACAAAGACTTTCCACGGTATGCTATGGAAGCTGGGTTATTTGTTGAAAATGCTCATGCACCTTACATTGAGGCAAATACTTTGTGGGAAGATAATTCAATCGGACATGAATATGCAAAAAAGCTTATCACATGTATAGAGGATTGTGATACTTATGAAATACCAACTTTAGTTATGCATCCCACAAACGGTAAAACTCCTTTACCTGTATCCAATACTGGAATAGAGCGACTAAAACGAATTATAGACAGGGCGGAAAGCTTGAACATCAATATAGCTTTGGAAAATATGGAAAGTCCTCAATATCTAGAATTTATATTTAGTAAAATTCAATCAAATAGGCTTGGATTTTGTTTTGACAGTGGACATCATAATTTATATTCTCCAGATTTGGACTTGCTCAGTTTATATGGTACTAAACTTATGGCTTTACACCTGCACGATAACAACAGTAAAACGGATATGCATGCACTTCCGTTTTCAGGAAATATTGATTGGAATAAACTTTCAGACAAATTGAAGTCAGTTGATTATAAAGGTGCCATAGCTTTTGAAACGAGAAACACAGGATTTGAATATGTTCAAAGTGAAGATGAATTTTTAAGCATTGCAATAGCTAAGGCAAAAGATGTTTTAAGTTATTAG
- a CDS encoding DUF3810 domain-containing protein — MLFIIPGVVAYILNKYAQHHPDWAEQYSRSVYPVLSNAVGFLPSLVKFSVGEWLVVLALLFLLLYIVYYGRQVIISKGTRRIEVYRGVMGIVLMGSMIYFCFTVLSGLNYHRDSFLSDTEYHEEKYSVEELAALCQSLADDLGPVRAELGEDTDLLVQAPDDFDYYAQHAVLSLKMLSKQYPVLERSLYSTPKPVVMSKLMSRAGIEGIFFPFTLESNINVDMPGFLIPAAMTHELAHQCGFMQEDEAGFISYLACTQQDEPMFLYSGLFLAFDYSISALEKVDPDKALEIKSGLSQQVQYDLVQNEQYWGKYKGIVANISTRVNDVYLKANNQTDGVNSYNKMVNLLLAEQRDKLSRTSLGLSEKN; from the coding sequence TTGCTGTTTATCATCCCAGGAGTTGTAGCATATATACTTAATAAATATGCACAGCATCATCCGGATTGGGCGGAACAATACAGTCGGTCAGTATACCCGGTGTTGTCTAATGCCGTGGGATTTTTACCTTCACTGGTAAAATTTTCGGTTGGTGAATGGCTGGTGGTATTGGCGTTGTTGTTTTTGCTATTATATATTGTTTATTATGGGCGTCAGGTTATTATCAGTAAAGGGACCCGTCGGATCGAAGTTTATCGTGGTGTGATGGGCATCGTCTTGATGGGTAGCATGATCTATTTTTGTTTTACAGTTTTGAGTGGATTAAACTATCATCGGGATTCTTTCTTGTCTGATACCGAATATCATGAGGAAAAATACAGTGTCGAGGAATTGGCGGCATTGTGTCAGTCACTTGCCGATGACCTGGGACCGGTAAGAGCGGAACTGGGAGAAGATACGGACCTTTTGGTCCAAGCTCCAGATGATTTTGATTATTATGCACAACACGCAGTGTTGTCGCTGAAAATGTTGTCAAAGCAGTATCCTGTTTTGGAGCGGTCTTTGTATTCCACACCAAAACCAGTGGTGATGTCAAAACTGATGTCTCGGGCAGGTATAGAAGGTATATTTTTCCCTTTTACTTTGGAATCTAATATCAATGTTGACATGCCAGGTTTTTTAATACCTGCCGCAATGACCCATGAACTGGCACATCAGTGCGGTTTTATGCAAGAGGATGAGGCGGGTTTTATATCCTATCTGGCATGCACGCAGCAGGATGAACCAATGTTCCTTTATAGCGGACTTTTTCTGGCGTTTGATTATTCCATATCGGCGTTGGAGAAAGTTGATCCGGATAAGGCATTGGAGATAAAATCCGGTCTGTCACAGCAGGTCCAGTATGATCTGGTCCAGAATGAGCAGTATTGGGGCAAGTATAAAGGTATTGTTGCAAATATTTCAACGCGTGTCAATGATGTCTATCTGAAGGCGAATAACCAGACCGACGGTGTGAATAGCTATAATAAAATGGTAAATCTGTTGCTGGCAGAGCAGCGCGATAAACTGTCGAGAACGTCCTTGGGTTTGAGCGAAAAAAATTAG
- a CDS encoding MarR family winged helix-turn-helix transcriptional regulator, with product MNDKYIVYFMSRARKKMINFIEKKLIENNLDGIIPSHGNILTALYENNGKLTMKEIAQITRKDKSTITPLINKLLQLGYITKEKHETDKRSTYILLTSQGYQLKETYEKISSEVSATAYKGFSPEEKAQFLTLLKRLTDNFTSAL from the coding sequence ATGAATGATAAATATATCGTCTATTTTATGAGCAGAGCTAGAAAAAAAATGATTAACTTTATTGAAAAAAAATTAATTGAAAATAATCTGGATGGAATCATTCCGTCTCATGGTAATATTCTCACCGCTTTATATGAAAACAATGGCAAATTAACCATGAAAGAAATTGCTCAAATAACTCGAAAAGATAAATCAACAATTACGCCATTGATCAATAAGCTATTACAGCTTGGATACATCACCAAGGAAAAACATGAAACCGACAAAAGAAGCACCTATATCCTGCTGACTAGCCAAGGATACCAGCTCAAAGAAACGTATGAAAAAATTTCCAGTGAAGTATCTGCGACGGCCTACAAAGGTTTTTCGCCAGAAGAGAAAGCGCAATTTTTAACCTTGTTAAAAAGATTAACCGATAATTTTACTTCCGCCCTCTAA
- a CDS encoding YhdH/YhfP family quinone oxidoreductase, with amino-acid sequence MMITKKFKAMVVNEGDNKNFSSAIVEKEIASLPEGAVLINVAYSSLNYKDALSATGNKGVTRNYPHTPGVDAAGFVVECSDGKFKRGDAVLVTGYDLGMNTAGGFSEYIRVPSDWVVKLPENLSLKESMIYGTAGFTAALSVYKLVNAGITPESGEILVTGATGGVGSVAVRILSKLGYDVIAGTLKVETRDFLLKIGAKDIILGPEMDDQSGKALLKGRWAGVIDAVGGNVLATALKTTQYGGCVTTCGNVASGELLTTVYPFILRGISLMGIDSVQCPMTFRLKVWELLANDWKLTELDKNVREIALDDLESSIQLMLEGKHLGRTILNLNL; translated from the coding sequence ATGATGATAACTAAAAAATTTAAAGCCATGGTAGTAAATGAAGGTGACAATAAAAACTTTTCGAGCGCAATTGTCGAGAAAGAGATTGCCAGTCTTCCTGAGGGAGCGGTATTAATTAATGTCGCTTATTCATCTTTAAATTATAAAGATGCTCTTTCCGCAACGGGAAATAAGGGTGTCACCCGCAACTATCCCCATACTCCGGGGGTTGATGCGGCGGGCTTTGTAGTTGAATGCAGTGATGGAAAATTTAAACGTGGGGATGCAGTTCTCGTGACCGGATATGATTTAGGGATGAACACCGCCGGAGGTTTTAGTGAGTATATTCGTGTGCCTTCAGATTGGGTGGTTAAATTACCTGAAAACCTTTCGCTTAAAGAAAGTATGATCTATGGAACCGCTGGATTTACTGCGGCTTTATCGGTTTACAAGCTCGTTAACGCCGGGATTACCCCGGAAAGTGGCGAGATTCTGGTAACTGGTGCGACTGGCGGCGTTGGTAGCGTGGCGGTAAGAATTTTAAGTAAACTGGGGTATGATGTCATTGCCGGGACGTTAAAAGTGGAGACGCGGGACTTTTTATTAAAAATTGGCGCGAAAGACATTATTTTAGGACCGGAAATGGATGATCAATCGGGAAAAGCTCTTTTAAAAGGGCGTTGGGCCGGTGTTATTGATGCTGTGGGCGGTAATGTTTTGGCAACAGCCCTGAAAACCACCCAATACGGTGGCTGTGTGACGACCTGCGGTAACGTTGCTTCGGGAGAGCTTTTAACGACGGTTTATCCGTTCATTCTGCGCGGGATATCCTTAATGGGGATCGATTCAGTACAATGCCCGATGACATTTCGATTGAAAGTATGGGAGCTGCTTGCCAATGATTGGAAACTGACCGAATTAGATAAAAATGTTCGGGAAATAGCCCTTGATGATTTAGAGTCAAGCATTCAGCTGATGCTTGAAGGAAAACATCTGGGCAGAACGATTTTAAATCTAAATTTATAA
- a CDS encoding triose-phosphate isomerase — protein MKKFLLGTNWKMNKTLADATQYTNDLMPIIEKYPAFDFFIIPSYTHLWKLKELIDTNKSALKLGAQNMHYADSGQFTGEISPVMLKEIGLDIIELGHCERRQYFNETDETVNLKTLAALKHGFIPLICIGEKSEDKNYGVSKEMLAKQLKIALKDVPSDKIGQFWVAYEPVWAIGVNGIPAETPYVKKIHDFLRTVLIELYGPLGKDVPLLFGGSVNINNAKDYAGLENVDGLFIGRSAWEPDLFEEIMVSVGDTLK, from the coding sequence ATGAAAAAGTTTTTGCTTGGTACCAATTGGAAAATGAACAAAACCCTGGCCGATGCTACGCAATACACCAATGATCTGATGCCAATCATTGAAAAGTATCCCGCCTTTGATTTTTTTATCATTCCATCTTATACCCATTTATGGAAATTAAAAGAACTGATTGATACAAATAAAAGCGCCCTGAAGCTGGGCGCTCAAAATATGCATTATGCCGATAGTGGCCAATTTACGGGTGAAATTTCTCCCGTAATGCTAAAAGAAATTGGACTTGATATCATTGAGCTGGGGCATTGCGAACGCCGGCAATATTTTAATGAAACCGACGAAACTGTCAATCTTAAAACCCTGGCCGCTTTAAAACATGGTTTTATCCCACTGATTTGTATTGGTGAAAAATCAGAGGATAAAAACTATGGTGTTTCTAAAGAAATGTTAGCCAAACAATTAAAGATCGCCTTGAAAGATGTTCCGTCCGATAAAATCGGACAATTTTGGGTCGCCTATGAACCGGTATGGGCTATTGGTGTCAATGGCATTCCGGCCGAAACACCTTACGTTAAAAAAATCCACGATTTCTTACGAACTGTTCTGATCGAACTTTATGGACCGCTTGGTAAAGATGTGCCCCTGCTTTTTGGCGGCAGTGTCAACATTAATAATGCCAAAGACTACGCCGGGCTTGAGAATGTGGATGGCCTCTTTATTGGTCGTAGTGCCTGGGAACCAGATCTTTTTGAAGAAATTATGGTTTCGGTTGGAGACACATTAAAATAA
- a CDS encoding RpiB/LacA/LacB family sugar-phosphate isomerase, which produces MKIVVDCDDAAIDFKNEIFNYLKKAGYDITDLEYSATHDCDYPEIAFNLAETIKNKEYDRGFIFCGTGLGVAMMANKVPGVFAGTCHDVYSAERLAKSNDANVLTMGARVIGTELAKMIAEAWLKSDFQGGGSTKKVEKMRNLEKTYLK; this is translated from the coding sequence ATGAAAATTGTTGTTGACTGTGACGATGCCGCCATCGATTTTAAAAATGAAATTTTTAACTATTTAAAAAAAGCGGGTTATGACATCACTGATCTGGAGTATTCCGCCACCCATGATTGCGATTATCCGGAAATTGCCTTTAATCTTGCTGAAACAATTAAAAATAAAGAATATGATCGCGGTTTTATTTTTTGTGGGACCGGGCTTGGCGTTGCCATGATGGCTAATAAGGTTCCCGGTGTTTTTGCCGGTACTTGTCATGACGTTTATTCAGCTGAGCGCCTGGCCAAAAGTAACGATGCGAATGTCCTGACCATGGGAGCCCGAGTTATTGGCACCGAATTGGCTAAAATGATCGCTGAAGCATGGTTAAAAAGTGATTTTCAGGGCGGCGGTTCAACCAAAAAAGTTGAAAAAATGCGTAACCTGGAAAAAACCTATTTAAAGTAG
- a CDS encoding sigma 54-interacting transcriptional regulator produces MEKTQRIVIKNKNGLHTRVAAMVARQSQKIEKIWDCQLYLRRTDSLEGVPCNSVLPLVSLKVKKGELVEVYSRDLGSDEAVFKLASFIKQTAELEVPETEVIDSILQENTLASEKIFESINNGLIAMDSNGIINIFNRAAEEITGIKAKDIIGKKGDEWVPNFNLNDLLNSKRENLGLKHKIGKKWVITNKSPIVVDEEVVGGVVVFQDISQIEELSWELHSVKELKEKLNNILETVDDGICMINHCREITYVNHPFIKMFKKAGTQVLTRKIQDLFPDEKLGDSFFLGKGECIMTTKDGREFIMNARPIIIESKFSGNVVVAKELTEIAKLADRIELLSQKTQFLQEELAKKEGLNQSFGNIVGKSGALIESLTVASKAARTDAAVLIRGESGTGKEMVARAIHLAGSRSNKPFVGMNCAAIPSNLLESELFGYEKGAFTGAYKEKRGKFEIASGGSIFLDEIGDMDKAMQAKLLRVLQEQEIERIGSIKPIKIDVRVIAATNSPLEEMMKEGTFRRDLYYRLNVITVLLPPLRQRKGDIPLLVEHFTKKISKKYDLPNCKIKKSALTALEQYHFPGNVRELENMIEGGMTLSNSDWITLDDLPGYLCDESGNVKPLTNTFSLDGDNLPTFEEMERELIDRAIKKHGSFRKAGVALGLDHKTIATKVRKYNLQ; encoded by the coding sequence ATGGAAAAGACGCAACGGATAGTGATTAAAAATAAAAACGGTCTTCATACACGGGTAGCAGCAATGGTCGCCCGACAGTCACAAAAAATTGAAAAAATTTGGGATTGTCAATTATATTTACGGCGTACCGATTCGCTTGAAGGCGTGCCCTGTAACAGTGTTTTGCCGCTGGTTTCTTTAAAAGTAAAAAAAGGCGAGCTGGTTGAGGTTTACAGTCGCGATTTGGGAAGTGATGAAGCCGTTTTTAAACTCGCTTCTTTTATTAAACAAACGGCTGAATTGGAAGTTCCTGAAACGGAAGTGATTGACAGCATTTTACAGGAAAATACCTTGGCAAGTGAAAAGATCTTTGAGAGTATTAATAATGGCTTGATCGCTATGGACAGTAATGGCATCATAAATATCTTTAATCGGGCGGCGGAAGAAATAACCGGCATTAAGGCGAAAGATATCATTGGTAAAAAAGGCGATGAGTGGGTTCCGAATTTTAATTTAAATGACTTACTTAATTCTAAAAGAGAAAATTTGGGTTTAAAACATAAAATCGGAAAAAAATGGGTAATAACAAATAAAAGTCCCATTGTTGTGGATGAAGAAGTTGTTGGGGGCGTGGTGGTATTTCAAGATATCTCTCAGATCGAAGAATTATCATGGGAACTCCACAGTGTTAAAGAGTTAAAAGAAAAACTTAATAATATTTTAGAAACGGTAGATGATGGGATCTGTATGATTAATCATTGCCGGGAAATTACCTATGTTAATCACCCTTTTATCAAAATGTTTAAGAAAGCAGGAACTCAGGTTTTAACCAGAAAAATACAAGATCTTTTTCCGGATGAAAAACTTGGCGACTCGTTTTTTTTAGGAAAAGGTGAATGTATAATGACCACAAAGGATGGTCGGGAATTTATTATGAATGCACGACCGATTATAATCGAGTCAAAATTCAGCGGGAATGTTGTTGTTGCAAAGGAACTGACCGAAATTGCTAAATTGGCAGATCGGATCGAATTGTTGTCTCAAAAAACGCAGTTTCTACAGGAAGAACTTGCCAAAAAAGAAGGGCTTAATCAATCTTTTGGCAATATTGTCGGGAAAAGTGGTGCTTTAATCGAGAGTTTGACCGTCGCTTCAAAAGCGGCGCGAACCGATGCGGCGGTATTGATTCGGGGTGAGAGTGGTACCGGAAAAGAAATGGTGGCGAGAGCCATCCATCTGGCGGGATCGAGAAGTAATAAACCTTTTGTTGGCATGAACTGTGCTGCGATTCCATCAAATTTACTGGAAAGTGAACTTTTTGGTTATGAAAAAGGTGCTTTTACGGGTGCATATAAGGAAAAACGTGGAAAATTTGAAATTGCCAGCGGTGGTTCTATTTTTCTTGATGAAATTGGTGATATGGATAAAGCCATGCAAGCGAAACTCTTGAGAGTCCTTCAGGAACAGGAAATTGAGCGGATTGGCAGCATTAAACCGATAAAAATTGATGTAAGAGTGATTGCCGCAACCAATAGCCCGCTTGAAGAAATGATGAAAGAAGGGACTTTTCGCCGGGATCTTTATTATCGACTGAATGTTATTACTGTTTTATTACCGCCTTTACGCCAGAGAAAAGGTGATATACCCTTGCTAGTGGAACATTTTACAAAAAAAATAAGCAAAAAATATGATCTGCCTAATTGTAAGATTAAAAAAAGTGCCTTGACGGCACTTGAACAATATCACTTTCCGGGGAATGTCAGAGAATTGGAGAATATGATTGAGGGGGGGATGACACTGTCAAATTCTGATTGGATCACACTTGATGATTTGCCGGGTTATTTGTGTGATGAAAGCGGAAATGTAAAACCATTAACGAATACGTTTTCATTAGATGGGGATAATCTCCCCACCTTTGAAGAGATGGAACGAGAGCTGATTGACAGGGCTATAAAAAAGCACGGTAGCTTTCGCAAAGCTGGTGTGGCATTGGGTTTAGATCATAAAACTATTGCCACAAAAGTCAGGAAATATAATCTACAATAA
- the dhaM gene encoding dihydroxyacetone kinase phosphoryl donor subunit DhaM, whose protein sequence is MEVRTEISIGDVMQWQSKISGKEKIMTGVIIVSHSEKLAEGLRDIVMEMNDGSVEIIAAGGADGERIGTNTLKIKAAVESLAGCDHILIFVDLGSAVLCSETAIEMLDEELQEKVHIVDAPLVEGVVGGVIQATICNDLEQIIATAKEGANLKKIC, encoded by the coding sequence TTGGAAGTACGAACAGAAATAAGCATTGGAGACGTCATGCAATGGCAAAGTAAAATTTCTGGAAAGGAAAAAATAATGACAGGAGTAATTATTGTATCTCATAGTGAAAAATTGGCAGAGGGATTGCGCGATATTGTGATGGAAATGAATGATGGCAGTGTCGAAATTATTGCGGCAGGAGGTGCTGACGGTGAGCGGATTGGGACAAATACCCTGAAGATTAAAGCGGCTGTTGAAAGTTTGGCGGGATGTGATCACATTCTGATTTTTGTCGATTTGGGAAGTGCGGTTTTATGCAGTGAAACGGCAATTGAAATGCTTGATGAAGAACTTCAGGAAAAGGTTCATATTGTTGATGCACCTTTAGTTGAAGGGGTTGTTGGCGGGGTTATTCAGGCGACGATTTGCAATGATCTGGAACAAATTATTGCAACGGCAAAAGAAGGTGCAAATTTGAAAAAAATCTGTTAA
- a CDS encoding dihydroxyacetone kinase subunit DhaK yields MKRFINDPYDVVEEMLAGYVIAHKDYVELLTEGEAQGRVVLSKTAKKKDKVGVIVGGGSGHEPLFLGYVGPGFVDAAVIGNINTSPSPDPCYAAAKAVDTGKGCVYLYGNYAGDVMNFDMGAEKADEEDDIRVETVLTTDDVISSENIEDRRGIAGMFFVFKAASAKADKGGDLDEVVAAAQKCNSAMRTMGVAMSSPTLPSKGGPIFEMEEGDMEIGMGLHGEPGVRRGKIEPADKVVDQIMEPILADLPYVEGDEVYVMVNSLGATPMQDLHICFRRVAQILEAKGISIYKSIVGCMASSMDMAGMSITLVKLDDELKELFDHPCDAPYFTQI; encoded by the coding sequence ATGAAACGATTTATTAATGATCCCTATGATGTTGTTGAAGAAATGTTAGCCGGTTATGTAATAGCGCACAAAGATTATGTGGAATTACTAACTGAAGGAGAAGCCCAGGGAAGAGTTGTTTTAAGTAAAACTGCAAAGAAAAAAGACAAAGTTGGCGTTATCGTTGGTGGTGGCTCGGGACATGAACCTTTATTCTTAGGTTATGTTGGACCTGGATTTGTTGATGCAGCGGTTATCGGTAACATTAATACTTCACCATCTCCAGACCCCTGTTATGCGGCCGCAAAAGCAGTTGATACGGGCAAGGGCTGTGTTTATTTATATGGTAATTATGCCGGCGATGTGATGAATTTTGACATGGGCGCAGAAAAAGCCGATGAAGAAGATGATATCCGGGTTGAGACGGTTCTGACGACAGATGACGTTATTTCATCAGAAAATATTGAAGATCGCCGTGGGATTGCAGGGATGTTTTTTGTCTTTAAAGCCGCCAGTGCAAAGGCTGATAAAGGCGGAGATTTAGACGAAGTTGTGGCCGCTGCTCAAAAGTGTAATAGTGCGATGCGAACGATGGGCGTAGCAATGTCATCACCCACCTTGCCATCCAAAGGTGGTCCAATCTTTGAAATGGAAGAAGGCGACATGGAAATTGGGATGGGTCTCCATGGTGAACCAGGCGTGCGAAGAGGAAAAATTGAACCAGCAGATAAAGTAGTTGATCAAATTATGGAACCGATTTTGGCAGATCTTCCTTATGTTGAAGGTGATGAAGTTTATGTTATGGTTAATAGTTTGGGAGCAACGCCAATGCAGGATTTACATATCTGTTTCCGCCGGGTTGCTCAAATTCTCGAAGCCAAAGGAATCAGTATTTATAAATCAATCGTTGGTTGCATGGCATCTTCAATGGATATGGCAGGTATGTCAATTACGTTGGTTAAATTGGATGATGAACTAAAAGAATTATTCGATCATCCTTGTGACGCACCATATTTCACCCAGATTTAA
- the dhaL gene encoding dihydroxyacetone kinase subunit DhaL: MSDYILDKAYFIGVIEDLVVLAEEKKDYFIQLDSAIGDGDHGMNLSIGFREVNKNLEQWKTEDINTIFKNSGTALLDKVGGAAGPLYGGFFMKFGLPVKGKEEVTFDEFIEMMESGVAIIEKRGKAVVGDKTMVDTLRPAVDALRKAYKEEGLSPKDAMKKAAEVGAAGSDSTIPIIAKKGRAMRLGERAIGHRDPGSASSAAILEVFYKNMP; encoded by the coding sequence ATGAGCGATTATATATTAGATAAAGCATATTTTATTGGAGTCATTGAAGATCTCGTTGTATTGGCGGAAGAAAAAAAGGACTATTTTATTCAGTTAGATTCTGCCATTGGTGATGGCGATCATGGCATGAATTTAAGCATTGGTTTTCGTGAAGTTAATAAAAATTTGGAACAATGGAAAACCGAAGATATTAACACCATTTTTAAAAATTCCGGCACGGCTTTGTTGGATAAGGTCGGAGGTGCGGCAGGTCCATTATATGGCGGCTTTTTTATGAAGTTTGGTTTGCCGGTAAAAGGAAAAGAAGAAGTCACGTTTGATGAGTTCATCGAAATGATGGAATCTGGGGTTGCCATCATTGAAAAACGTGGGAAAGCAGTTGTTGGCGATAAAACCATGGTTGATACCTTGCGACCGGCAGTTGATGCTTTAAGAAAGGCTTATAAAGAAGAGGGATTATCGCCCAAGGATGCAATGAAAAAGGCCGCAGAAGTAGGAGCAGCCGGATCTGATTCAACCATCCCGATTATTGCTAAAAAAGGAAGAGCCATGCGACTTGGTGAACGGGCGATTGGTCATCGCGATCCGGGTTCGGCTTCCAGCGCGGCAATTCTTGAAGTTTTTTATAAAAACATGCCATAA
- a CDS encoding SGNH/GDSL hydrolase family protein — protein MKNVMIFGDSNTWGWDPSNDLVEVIKRWPDEVRWAGILQTELGDDFKVIPEGLNGRTTVWDDPIEEYRCGKDQIIPLLDTHAPLDLVIIMIGTNDLKCRYTVTAQDIANGASIVLDKTLAQVGAFGPNGPKVLLIAPPPLGPIEDGIFKFMFEGNREKSVQMAKFYQGVAESRGVPFFDASTVAKVSDIDGLHLGVDGHAALGKAVAAEVKKILG, from the coding sequence ATGAAAAACGTAATGATTTTTGGTGATTCAAACACTTGGGGCTGGGACCCATCCAATGATTTGGTTGAAGTGATTAAGCGTTGGCCAGATGAGGTTCGCTGGGCCGGGATACTTCAGACCGAATTAGGGGATGATTTCAAAGTAATCCCGGAAGGCTTGAACGGCCGGACCACTGTATGGGATGACCCGATCGAAGAATACCGCTGCGGCAAAGATCAAATTATTCCTTTGCTGGATACCCACGCGCCGTTGGATTTGGTTATCATTATGATTGGAACTAATGATTTAAAATGTCGCTATACAGTGACGGCTCAGGATATTGCCAATGGTGCCAGTATCGTTTTAGATAAAACCTTGGCTCAGGTTGGTGCTTTTGGACCAAATGGACCAAAGGTTTTATTGATTGCGCCACCACCGCTGGGTCCGATTGAAGACGGAATTTTTAAATTTATGTTTGAAGGCAATCGGGAAAAATCGGTCCAAATGGCAAAATTCTATCAAGGTGTGGCCGAAAGTCGGGGAGTTCCTTTTTTTGATGCGAGTACCGTTGCTAAAGTAAGTGATATTGACGGGCTTCATCTGGGTGTTGATGGACATGCGGCATTAGGTAAAGCAGTGGCGGCGGAAGTTAAAAAGATCTTAGGTTAA